The Oryzias melastigma strain HK-1 linkage group LG15, ASM292280v2, whole genome shotgun sequence genome includes the window TTTATTGATATCATTTTCTCTGGTAATTTCCTTATTCTAGACTTGGACACGCCATACATCATAATACACACGTGTAAAAGGGtctttgtttaatatttatcGAAGCTTGATTTCCAGATCAAAGCGCCTCATAACTTCATCTGTTTTCTTCGGACTTTttcccccaccaccaccaccacccctgcTAAAGATCTTGTTCTGTTATTGCGGTAGGGCGGCCATACACCACTTATCATTGTGATAGAGCGGGAACTTAGGCCCGCTCCTCGCTGTTTGGTCCACGTCAGGTGTGGAGACAGAGAGAGAACATTTCCATACTAATGGAATAAACTACAGCGCTTGCTCGGACTGTTCCACTGGCCCATAAACGCCAACTCTGCCATAAAAGAGCATGCGTAATTTATCCGCGGCGGCACAATAGCGGTGTGTTGTGTCCACTATCTGCCTGATGAACCTTTCTCACTTTGTTAAAGTCGTTTGGAAACGACGAAGGCGCCCCGCTCTGACAAGCGTCTTTGTTTGGAAATAGCGGCATATAAAATAAACCCATTTAACTGTCATTGCAGATTTCACGCCCTATGTGTAACCACCATAAATCCAGCATCCGCTCTGACGGCGCTCGTATATttacccccctcctcctcctctcagcaAAGCTGGCGTTTGGGGAAGATCGTTTAGCAGCTGCTGGCCTCAGATATTTTCGCGCGCATCCAGATGGATCTGCGGCCAGGCTGATCCAAACAACTGCAACAGGTCTCGCTGTTTTAAACGGCACAGGTGATGCGTTTGAGCAAGTAATTAAAGGGACATAACGTGCGCGCACACACATGCGCGCACTGAATATGGCATGATGATGAGGTGGGATGAgagcccccccctcctccccgcCTCCTTTTTTTGCACTCATTGCGGGCGCACCCTCAACTCCCGCCACCTCCAATCAATTAGTCAATCAATTAGCCGGCCACTACCCCACGCGCGGTCATCGCGAGGCAGATTGGATCAGTAATGCTCAAATTATTTCTTAATCGTTGATAATGGACTCATTAAATTAGTTTATTGTTttctagaaagaaaaaaaaagataattttaaagGTTTCTGTGTTGGATTGTGCGTAAAGGGCGTGCGTAAAAGCGAAAAAAACTCATCCTTTTTTCAGTCCAGGCTGAAATTACGcacaataaattacatttaaaaatatatgacatattttatgtttcaaaactaaaaaaatatatattttttgaaaatgttctgatGGAATGGTAAAGCTCGTTCAGCCAGGAACGCATCGGCTTTCTCCCTCTCTCCAGCCCATCTCCAAACCCTGACAGGAGTTTGAAGTTTCCGGGCTCATGCCGGACGCTGTGATTGGCCCAGGAGGAGCTTACCTACATGCAAATGAAGCAACGCAACCTTGCTGCCTCTGATCCAGAGCGTGATGAGGAGAACCAGGAATACACTCATGTTCCTCTGCGctctagaaaaaaacacacccaACGTTTAAACGGCACAGTAAACAGGCTGGGGtgggaagagaaaaaaaatcaagccgACAAAAGAAGCTTTCGAAATTTTTTACGCATCATTCGTTTAGAAAGCAATCACGGAATACAAGCGGACAGACCGATTCAGTCAACACTTCGATACTGTTATGAAGCGAGAATGAGTAGCGCAGAGGACAGCGGGAGCAAGTGCTCGTCGGGCCCGATTTCCAGCTTTACCATCCAGTCCATTTTGGGCACGCCGTCCGATGAGCCGCGCTCCGGGACCAAAGAGCTCTCCAAGGGCGCGCCGCCGCCACCTCCGCCGCGGAGGCGCTCTCTGTCCGTGTCCTCAGAGGAGGAGTGCAGCGGCGGGGAGGACTCGGCGGACTGCTTCTGCTCCGACACGGGTCACAGCGAGCGCTGTACGCAGCACCAACCCCACAACTTCTCCTGCCTAGgtactattattattaatatttgaagattttgtcaccaaaaaatgattttttatttatttaccgcCTTATTTCTAATGTTCTTTTTGCACTTTGGGTGACATATTCGGTTTTTACGCAGCGCATCCATTTCCACTTGCGCTTTTATGTTCACACTGTCACAGCGGCGGAAGGGTGGAAGGTCAAATAATTAGCCCCCTGTCTTCCCTCTCATTTCAAATGCAACTGAGCCTGCTAATTGATGGAACATGTTTCCAAATTGGCATCAGCGCGCGCGTCGCCAATTGAGTGTTAAGAGAGTTGAATCTAATTAATGCGCGGATCATGACTTACTTgtccaaaaaagtcaaacttttcaattgtggagattttgcaaaaaaagtaaaatatactCTCGTCgcctgtttttctttgtcaggTCCTGGAAAAGGACTTCTTTCCGGGGCTGAGGGGCTCCCCCGGCGGCCGCACCTGTCCCAGCCTCTGCTGCAGGATTATAAGGAGGAGCAGGACCGACCGTGCCATCAAATGTCCCCGCTGTCGGACGACAGGCAGACGGACGGAGCGGACAAGCAGAGCAACTCGGCCAAGAAGAAGACGCGCACGGTTTTCTCCCGGAGTCAGGTGTACCAGCTGGAGTCCACCTTCGACATGAAGCGGTACCTGAGCAGCTCGGAGCGGGCCTGCTTGGCCTCCAGCCTGCAGCTGACGGAGACTCAGGTCAAGACGTGGTTTCAGAACAGGAGGAACAAATGGAAACGGCAGCTCTCTGCGGAACTGGAGGCGGCCAACATGGCCCACGCGTCCGCACAGACATTAGTGGGGATGCCGCTGGTTTTCAGAGATAACAACTTGCTGCGCGTACCGGTTCCCCGCTCCATCGCCTTCCCGACGCCCCTCTACTACCCGGGGAGCAACCTTCCAGCTTTACCTTTATACAACCTGTACAACAAAATCGAGTACTGACAGTCCACAACTCTCATAAGTGTCTCCACATAACCCCTGTATATTATTGTATCACTTCTTTATTTGTTGGAAAAActcaattatgcaaaaaaagctgtaagtttcttaaaaaaagcaattaagcCTGCCATGTGTATAATTATAAATATCACTTTtgtactttcattttctttatcctTCTTTTACAATATTTGGCTTCCTCGTTTCATTTCAAAGTGATTGGaggcaaaacattaaaaatgaattgggcTGAAATTTTCCACacggaaaaaaatatataaatatatatatttgtttttattgtaatttaagtATTCAGTTATAACCTCATTCAATAAATTTTCTATTTCAGAGAGAATTTGACTTCCTTTGTTTTATTACAAGACTTTATTAGATTTTAATGTGCACTGTTTTACTGAAttattgtttgacatttttggttgaatatattttaaaagaccatttttattaaaccttttcatataaagttagcatttttgttattgtattttttgctgTAGAACTCAGGAATTCTATCAATAAGTGAAAAATTATGGATTATTTTAATGgaacactttattttgtttgagcTATccctaaaaataatattttttttaaaatatgcacataaattccagctcatattaataactataaagataacatgtttttaaaaattatgactAAATTGGTGAGTAAAAGTTTAATATTGCATATTAAACTTTGTctgcaacatattttttatctaaaatttgGAATTAGATCAATCCTCATGAACACGTCAGCAAAGAAgcaataaaaaagacatttgtttatGAAAAGGCTTATCTGGAGATGGAAATGAGAGGCGTACTGAGATGCACTAGCAGCCAATCGAGCCTCTGGGCGGGATCTTCTCTCATTTGAAGTCTGAATGCTTCAGGCGCCGGGCCTCCAGAGGAAATCTAAGATGGTGGTAGCCTCGCAAAAGTTCAAGACTCTACTGGTCTTTACATGTGGACAGAACCTTATTTCTCCGGTtgaatttgatgtatttattaaaatacttaACACCGCAgtgccaaaacacaaaaataaatgcaagattAGTTTTCCTTGCATGTAATGTTTAAAGGAGAACCTTTCCCCACCGTCTCTAATGGTTCCAACTAGCAGAATCACGACTGTAGCCGGGCTCTGCAGCCTCACAGATTATTCCTGACCCAATTTCTGCAACAGACGGCCTGTGTTTCTGGGAAAATGGATAACGCTAGACTCCAGCCGTGATTTATGGGTCACTCCAGTCACAGTGAGTCTAGGTGAGGTGCAGGAGGATGAATTTGTGACAGATAGGATAGAAGCAGAGACAGAAggatggggtggggggggcttATGAAATGGAGCAATCGCTTTGGTTGAATGAAGCTGTTTATTAGTTTCCAAGTGGTCATTATGTCATCATCTGCGACGGCGGCGTGTCGCTCTCTCGGATGGATGTTCGCAACCCCCTGACTTGTGGGGAATCTGCATGACCTGTCACCAGGGGTTGTTTGATTTACACGacggaggaggaagagagaTGTGCTGCGAGGAGAAAGTAAAATACAGGAATCGGTGGGAGGCAGAAGAGGCCGTTCGACGTAACTATGTATCACCCCCGATGGCAGGCGTGAATTACAAATTTTAATAGCAGGGCAATGAAAATGATTTGAAGTGGTTTAAACTGCAAAGAGACAGCGACTGGTGCTGTGATGAAGATTTGTTGAGATGATATGTTGTGCCTTAGGATTCATCAAACCTGCCTGGTAAGGTGAAAAGCAACTGTAATTCACTCTGTGGGATAATTTATGATGGGAGCTGCACAGAGAGGGAGAGGCTGATTCTCAGCATGTTTACAAGATCATTatgaattacagaaaaaataatattccatCAACTCTTTCACATCTATGATTTGGATCTAAACTAACTCAATCAAGCCTCCATTACATACAATACTGTTAACCCCTCCACTGCCGCAAggtttaacatattttataaattcatCATTTATTCGGATGAAAGCTTTTCAACCTTTAAAGAGGTGTCTTCATGTTTCAGAGGAAGGATACGGATGCAGAGCTCCAGGTCTGCCTCAAGACAGGAGTTTTAAAAGCGATCGCGATGCATTAAGCCAGGCAACTCTCAAGACCTGTTCGGCCTCTAAATGAATTTGAGGGGAGcataacaagatttttttttttttgtcatccgTTGGTTTTAACCAGCTCCTCTATTTATGGTTTAATGgtcaaaaaaaaaggagggctTGGAGCAGAAGTGATTTTTCATGATTCTGTTTTATATCAACTGGAAATGAAGGAGCTGAAGGGAAATTGTGTTTGTTCCCCTTCCCCCCCTAACAGGAGATGAATATGCTACCGGGCAAAAAGCCATTGCAAATACACCGCATTATAGGGAGAAAATGTGGCATAAATGTGTTGTAAGAATTTAGAAATCAGTGGAAAATTACATGCATCGTCCAAAATATTGactaaaattcaataaaatagtttgtctttatttgaaattttcagtcatattaaatatatgtatattaggGCCGCTACAAGCTGCCaccaatcactgattattttttctgattagttgcCTTATTAGGTCATggacaaagtggatgtaaagcacacatcttaaccatcattagctttaaactaacagatatataaaaactagatatatagcattacctgtgataatgctagtttgaatgttgtaagctgaatttggtcattgaagatgctagtgacgatagctgaaagtgataaaattaatagctaaaaatgctgatatTGAGCACTGAAATCGCTGaggctaatagctaaaaacaatgaTGCTGATGGTCAGATATAATATTAgtgaaatgtcaaattagcctaaaaatctgaaaaaagcctatgttagccaaagaagctagcatgtagttgaaatattagctaaattccaaattagcctaaaaaacagaaaaaagcctaatttagccaaagcagctagcatgtagatgaaatattagctaaacttcaaaatagccaaaaaaagcctaaattagccaaaatagctagcacgcagctaaaatatttgctaaacaaaaaattagcccaaaaaactgaaaaaagtctaaattagccaaagcagatAGCTTGCttctgacatattagctaaattccaaaactgcctaagaaacaaaaagagcctaagttcgccaaaacagctagcaggtagctgaaatattagctaaactcaaaaactgcataaaaaacaaacaaacaaaaaagcctaaattagctaaaatagctagcatgcagctaaaatattagctaaacaaaaaattaggccaaaaaaaatgaaaaaaaagcttaagttagccaaagaAGTTAGCATGTTTCTGACATACTAACTAAATTCCAAAGCTgcctaagaaacaaaaaagcctaagttagccaaagcagctagcatgtagttgaaatattagctaaattccaaattagcctaaaaaacagaaaaaagcctaatttagccaaagcagctagcatgtagctgaaatattagctaaacttcaaaatagccaaaaaagcctaaattagccaaaatagctagcacgcagctaaaatatttgctaaacaaaaaagtagcctaaacaactgaaaaaagtctaaattagccaaagcagctagcatgtagctgaaatattagttaaactctgtattagcctacaaaaaaaacgtaaaaatcctaaattagccaaaatagctagcatgttgctgaaatattagctgaactccaaagtagcctaaaaacctttaaaaattgccaaaatagtccaaaaagctagcataatgccgtTATAACTTTCAGATTTACTACATTGTGACTCCataaaatttaaagtaacaactaatcgactatgaAATTAGTCATTCGATTACTAATCGTGGCATccctatatgtatatatatatatatatataaccttTTCTGGTCCGTCACTTTCAGACACCAACCGCCgcactaaaacaaaacatgtggATTAACCCCTTTCCATTTAACATTAttctttattgtaaaaatgaccagccatttcttaaaaacctctgaTTTGAAGAGGCAATCGAGGCACAATATGCATCAGACTATTACAGACTACAGTAAATGTCGAGATTTCAGCTCCATTGATAAGTCCATTAACATTACCCCTGACATAATAATGGCCGAGGTACAATTTTCCACTCTccattttgtatttgtaaagATAATGAGGGAATTATCTTAAAGGCCTCATGCTACACATTCAAGCGAGAGACCACCGAGACGGAAAGCTCTGCAACAGTTGTATTTACATCCTCCTTGCTCTCCCTCAGCCCCTCCCTCTGCTGCTAGACCCTCTCACAGAGAGGCAAGGAAGATAAAGCATGTCATTATTCTATTAAAGGCCTACAATTTTTGTAATGGGACTTGCAGTGGTCGGCAGAAGTGCAGGCAGCTTCTTCAATATCCTGGACATTATTTGCTCATTTAGTTAAATGATGTTTCTAATTCCCTCATAATTACCTGTAATGAGGCTGTCTCCCTCGTTTTGATGCGGCCACATCTTAATACGGCATGGCATTCTTTTTTAGGGATAATTACCTCTCATGAGGCCGGGGGAGCGAGGCTGGGGTTCGCTGTGCGCTGCACACGTGGCAAATTGGCTTGTTTCCTGCCATCTTGTCTTCCTGCAAATTGGTAAATTAAGTTTCTCAGCTGGAGCATTAGAGCTGTTGAGTTTGCTTTCTCGGCTGCTTCAAATGATTGGGTATGCTGACAGGGAGGTGTTTGTTCCTAATGCATTTGTATTTTACGTGCTTTTGTTGGAACATTTCTTCAAAATTTGTTTGACGGTTTGTATTGACGCGACTTTTAGAGCAGTAAAACAACTATAAAAACTTCTCGTTTGGAAAAGCTCAAACTTAGAAAGAGACTGACTTGGGTTAGCAAACCCGTCCGTGTTGTCCCTCTGAAATGATCCAGCTGCTGTACTCAAACCGCAGCTCTTGCAGGGTTGGCTGAGGGGTTTTTATTTCTAAGTGCTGATGTGTCGCAGACAGTTTGGCTCTACAAGGGCCTGTTACACGCCGATTAAAGAGAGGGAAGGAGTGCTCCCGCAGGGCAGCCTTGTACATTTACCCCGACCACAAAGAGGTCTAACGTTTACGCCCTGGTGCTGACATGACCTTCAAACAAGGTCCCTGTGCTGCTCGGGTGGATACTGGAACTGTCTAGAGGAGACCCGCAGTGAACccgacagacagacaggaagaAGTCATATCTGGATATCAGAAATGACCTGCTATATCCTGGAAAGTAAGAAGATATGccatttattggaaaaaaagggAGACTTTTAACTGCATGTGTTggaaaataagtcaaataatagaaatgtattcttacttttctaaaataaaaaaaacaaacagattctcAAGTGATTTCTTTGTCTTTGCAGGGTCAGTGATCTGTTTGTTATGGGATCTGATACCGAGGTCCTCTGAATAAAGGCAGTAGGAATCTCTTTGTAAGGACCAAGTGGTCTCTTTCAGCTGCAGGCGTCTGCTGTGCAGAGAGATGATCTGTCGCTTCAGTGAGACTGGCTGCTGACCACATTGCCTGCAgcgccgccgccaccgccgcagcagcagcagggagcACAATGAGAGCAGCACACTATCACCTGACAGCTAATTAGGGATTACTCCCCTGGAAGGGAATACATTGTCTTTGAGTTGGGGGGAAAGGAGCCAGAAAAGCAAGAGGTCACTAAAATGTGTGTGAAGTGTCAGTCAAAGTTACAAACCCCCCGCAGTTTCTCAGGGCGactccttgtttttgttttcgcTACGGCAATTTGTTATGCAATTATGGGTGCTGCTGAGGTCCTCCGTCTTCGATGAATCgaataaaagctcagaaaaataaaccgttttgaatgtttttctccttcagaaggCGCAGCTGTCACcaatctttgtgtgtgtgtgcacatgagTCTGGTTTATACCAATGAGACCAAAGATttctttgaaaacacatttacaaccATTAGTTGAGTGTAAGGTTTCATGTGCAGAGTGCATCCTCTGGACTGGTGTCAGAGTTTCTCAGCGGCAGCCTCTGTTGGAGAGCTAGAGGATAGTGGTGGTgttttggggggtgggggggcactGGAGCCTAAGCGTCCCACCGACAATGCATCACGGCAGGCAAGGCGTAACCTGAGCCCCCCCTCTGGCCCCGGTGTGGCCCGCAACAAGGCGCTCCCTCTCGGCCCCGTTTTGCGCTCCCAAGGTGCTTTTAAAGAGATTTGGTCAGCGAGAAAACAGCTCTTCAAAAGAACTGTTGTCACATTAGAAAGGAATTAGTGAGGCCCGAGGCCAAGGATTCCCCGCTCTAATTCTGGAGTCTCAACAATCTGTCTTGGTGCGAGGTGGCCGGCGAGGCACGCTCTCCGTGTCTGCTGGGGAAAGATGGACTTGGGAGGGGATTCCCATGCTCCTGCAGGTGGACAAACCTCAGGGAAGTCATGGGGAAAGGTTACGACTAATCCATCTGACTCATGTTCAGCAGGCAGATCTGAAAGATCATTTACCTCACAAGTTTCTTTagtaacagagaaaaaaacatatttaggaACTTTAAAGAAGGGACAAAGGAGTCACatatcaaacaggaagtaattATTTTGTTGAAAACTGCTTCTAAGTAATGAGTCATAGTGAGTTATATTCACTCAGGTGTATTTACTTTTGAAActttaggtaaaaaaataaataaatcatactTTTTACTTTCACTCAAATAGGTTTTTAACTCTAAACCAGTACTCATTGATCTGTATCTGTCTAGCCActttaatctatttatttttggccCGCAAAACTGTACTAAATTTTATTGATCCTTgttaattcatttttgattttgagttaaacataaatttaaatgaaacaaatccttatgaatgatttattttccctgtaatctTGGTGTCTATCCATAGATGATGCACTACTAAGACATTGACCGTTGTTTAGGTACGCAAAGTTGGTCTGCATTCATGtgattttggataattttgttgtttttctgactttcATGCATGTTTATCAAGTTTGACTGGCATTTAACCGACAATTCCAACCCCACATGAATGCATCTTTTCTCCAAGTTTGCACTTCTAACAGAGAGATATCAGCCCATTAGTGGAATTGgcaatacaattattttaaaaagacacaactgtaaaataaaatttattttcaatcaaaatcaggccagtttttgtccagattctgtATTGTTTCTATCTCCCCCACaacttaaagctaaaatatgaaaataatgaacttctaccactctgcagaaaaaaatgtcctaaaaaatgacacaagttttttttttcttcattttggctaaaaatggaataatcatagttaaaagaccactagaacgcttttaaaatagatcaaaaaaggattggagtgagactttaaaccACGATTTTCTATTAAGTTTTAGTTCTGTTGTTTTAACTTGTAAAAAGACTGTTTTTGGTCTTATTGTTGCTAATGTGATTGATGTGACAGAGTGGGACTTGATACCAATTGGTTTTCTGAAGTCTCTACTGGTTAAAAAGCTACCAGGCTGTAGCACATAGGCAGACTCAAAGTCAGGACCCAGACAAGGAGAAAGGATAAATATTCCTGATATGCAAAATCTTTATATTCttcacacaaagaaacaaaactcatttttttactttccaaaATTTTTTTGTAGTCTGCAAGTTCTCATCTGCTAGGAGATAGAAATAACAATCCTCAAACTAGAAAGTGGCCCATCATGACAAGCTCATTTGCAAAGGAAAGGCTTAACCCGAAGGGTTCGGAGGTCAGGATCAAAGGACGTCCCCTTGGGACCGCACAGAGATTCTTAGAGAAACACTGATCCTAAGCTTTTGTAAAGGAATCTTCTAATGACAATAAATCTCCATCGCGAGCTAAAGACAGAAGTGCTCGGTACAGTGGCTATACGATAGGGGAGTCCTTGGGCCCTGAAGGTTGCCTATAGATGTCTGGATAGAAGACTGATAGGATATGGTGGTTGCCAACAGGGTTGTGGCCCCCTCTTTGCCCAGGTCAGAACCCCAGTGTGATCACAGGCTGGGTGGATAAGGATGACCAGTACTTCTCAGCTTTTCTAGCCTCTGGTGAGTAACTGGGTCTTTGACCTTGC containing:
- the hmx2 gene encoding homeobox protein HMX2, with product MQMKQRNLAASDPERDEENQEYTHVPLRSRKKHTQRLNGTVNRLGWEEKKNQADKRSFRNFLRIIRLESNHGIQADRPIQSTLRYCYEARMSSAEDSGSKCSSGPISSFTIQSILGTPSDEPRSGTKELSKGAPPPPPPRRRSLSVSSEEECSGGEDSADCFCSDTGHSERCTQHQPHNFSCLGPGKGLLSGAEGLPRRPHLSQPLLQDYKEEQDRPCHQMSPLSDDRQTDGADKQSNSAKKKTRTVFSRSQVYQLESTFDMKRYLSSSERACLASSLQLTETQVKTWFQNRRNKWKRQLSAELEAANMAHASAQTLVGMPLVFRDNNLLRVPVPRSIAFPTPLYYPGSNLPALPLYNLYNKIEY